From one Streptomyces spiramyceticus genomic stretch:
- a CDS encoding polyprenyl synthetase family protein, which yields MTVVGPFGLSVRDQALETDVQTGLAAVEEGLLDATKSEVPFITEAAQHLVRAGGKRFRPLLVMLASQFGDPYAPGIVPSAVVVELTHLATLYHDDVMDEADVRRGVASANARWGNSVAVLTGDFLFARASHILADLGPEAVRIQAEAFERLVTGQILETAGPRDDEDPVAHYLDVIAGKTGSLIAVSGRFGALMSGADERVVDILTQYGERLGTAFQLADDVLDIASDSHESGKTPGTDLREGIPTLPVLILRAQAAEHGRADDLELCELLDGDLADDARHAEVLKRLRVHPALEQARRETIRYAEEARASLAPLPECYAKAALEELCDAVVHRAG from the coding sequence GTGACCGTCGTCGGGCCGTTCGGACTGAGCGTGCGGGACCAGGCTCTTGAGACCGATGTCCAGACCGGACTGGCAGCTGTCGAGGAGGGACTGCTCGACGCCACCAAGAGCGAGGTTCCCTTCATCACGGAGGCCGCGCAGCATCTGGTGCGGGCCGGTGGCAAGCGATTCCGTCCTCTCCTCGTCATGCTCGCCTCCCAGTTCGGCGATCCGTACGCACCGGGCATCGTGCCGTCCGCCGTGGTCGTCGAGCTGACGCATCTGGCGACGCTGTACCACGACGACGTGATGGACGAGGCGGATGTACGCCGCGGAGTCGCCAGCGCCAATGCCCGCTGGGGCAACTCGGTCGCGGTCCTCACCGGTGACTTCCTCTTCGCACGCGCGTCGCACATCCTGGCCGACCTCGGGCCCGAGGCCGTACGCATCCAGGCGGAGGCGTTCGAACGTCTCGTCACGGGCCAGATCCTGGAGACGGCGGGTCCGCGCGACGACGAGGATCCCGTCGCGCACTACCTGGACGTCATCGCCGGCAAGACCGGCTCGCTGATCGCCGTGTCGGGGCGCTTCGGCGCGCTGATGTCGGGCGCCGACGAGCGCGTGGTCGACATCCTCACGCAGTACGGCGAGCGGCTCGGCACCGCCTTCCAGCTGGCCGACGACGTACTCGACATCGCGAGCGACAGCCACGAGTCCGGGAAGACGCCCGGCACGGACCTGCGCGAGGGCATCCCCACGCTGCCGGTGCTGATCCTGCGGGCGCAGGCGGCCGAGCACGGGCGGGCGGACGACCTGGAGCTGTGCGAGCTGCTCGACGGGGACCTCGCGGACGACGCCCGGCACGCCGAGGTGCTGAAGCGGCTGCGCGTACACCCGGCTCTTGAGCAGGCGAGGCGCGAGACCATCCGGTACGCCGAGGAGGCGCGGGCCTCGCTGGCGCCGCTGCCTGAGTGCTATGCGAAGGCGGCTCTGGAGGAGCTGTGCGACGCCGTGGTGCACCGCGCGGGCTGA
- a CDS encoding 2-oxoacid:ferredoxin oxidoreductase subunit beta, translating into MPKANEALSLVPKAEAKQSMKDFKSDQEVRWCPGCGDYAVLAAVQGFMPELGLAKENIVFVSGIGCSSRFPYYMNTYGMHSIHGRAPAIATGLASSRRDLSVWVVTGDGDALSIGGNHLIHALRRNVNLKILLFNNRIYGLTKGQYSPTSEVGKITKSTPMGSLDAPFNPVSLAIGAEASFVARTVDSDRKHLTSVLRQAADHPGTALVEIYQNCNIFNDGAFEVLKDQQQAEEAVIRLEHGQPIRFGAEGSKGVVRDAATGDLKVVAVTPENESQILVHDAHAASPTTAFALSRLADPDTLHHTPIGVLRNVDRPVYDTLMAEQLDEAIERDGKGDLAALLAGNDTWTVVG; encoded by the coding sequence ATGCCTAAGGCGAACGAGGCGCTCTCGCTGGTGCCCAAGGCCGAGGCCAAGCAGTCAATGAAGGATTTCAAGTCCGATCAGGAAGTGCGCTGGTGCCCCGGTTGCGGTGACTACGCGGTCCTCGCCGCCGTGCAGGGCTTCATGCCCGAGCTCGGGCTGGCGAAGGAAAACATCGTCTTCGTCTCCGGAATCGGCTGCTCGTCCCGCTTCCCGTACTACATGAACACGTACGGGATGCACTCCATCCACGGCCGCGCGCCCGCGATCGCGACCGGGCTGGCCTCCTCGCGGCGCGACTTGAGCGTGTGGGTGGTGACCGGTGACGGCGATGCGCTGTCCATCGGCGGAAACCACCTGATTCACGCGCTGCGGCGCAATGTGAACCTGAAGATCCTGCTGTTCAACAACCGGATCTACGGGCTGACCAAGGGCCAGTACAGCCCGACCTCAGAGGTCGGCAAGATCACCAAGTCGACGCCGATGGGCTCGCTCGACGCGCCCTTCAACCCGGTGTCGCTGGCGATCGGCGCGGAGGCCAGCTTCGTGGCCCGTACGGTCGACTCGGACCGCAAGCACCTCACGAGCGTGCTGCGGCAGGCCGCCGACCACCCCGGCACGGCGCTGGTGGAGATCTACCAGAACTGCAACATCTTCAACGACGGCGCCTTCGAGGTGCTGAAGGACCAGCAGCAGGCCGAGGAAGCGGTGATCCGGCTGGAGCACGGGCAGCCGATCCGCTTCGGGGCCGAGGGTTCGAAGGGTGTCGTACGGGATGCGGCCACGGGTGACCTGAAGGTCGTCGCGGTCACGCCCGAGAACGAGTCGCAGATCCTCGTCCACGACGCGCACGCCGCCTCGCCCACGACGGCGTTCGCACTGTCGCGCCTCGCCGACCCGGACACGCTGCACCACACGCCCATCGGGGTCCTGCGCAACGTCGACCGGCCGGTCTACGACACGCTGATGGCCGAGCAGCTCGACGAGGCCATCGAGAGAGACGGGAAGGGCGACCTGGCCGCGCTGCTCGCGGGCAATGACACCTGGACCGTCGTCGGCTGA
- the rarD gene encoding EamA family transporter RarD encodes MKAINDQRTGLLYGIGAYGMWGLVPLFWPLLKPAGALEILAHRMVWSLAVVGIALLALRRWGWVKELIRQPRRLGLIAVAATVITVNWGLYIWAVNNGQVVEASLGYFINPLVTIAMGVLLLKERLRPAQWAAVGVGFAAVLVLAVGYGKPPWISLILAFSFATYGLVKKKVNLGGVESLAAETAIQFLPALGYLIWIGSHGDATFGVQGTGHAALLAATGIVTAAPLVCFGAAAIRVPLSTLGLLQYLAPVFQFGLGVVYFHEAMPPERWAGFSLVWAALALLTWDALRTARRGRAEAQAAAVRAQGQAQAQAQVPTGGVAAAPAPVEPTG; translated from the coding sequence GTGAAGGCGATCAACGACCAGCGGACAGGCCTGTTGTACGGCATCGGTGCCTACGGAATGTGGGGTCTCGTCCCGCTCTTCTGGCCGCTGCTCAAGCCCGCCGGAGCCCTGGAGATCCTCGCCCATCGCATGGTCTGGTCACTGGCCGTCGTCGGCATCGCGCTGCTGGCGCTGCGCCGGTGGGGCTGGGTCAAGGAGCTCATACGACAGCCCCGCAGGCTGGGGCTCATCGCCGTCGCCGCGACCGTCATCACCGTCAACTGGGGCCTGTACATCTGGGCCGTCAACAACGGTCAGGTGGTCGAGGCCTCGCTCGGCTACTTCATCAACCCGCTGGTCACCATCGCCATGGGCGTCCTGCTGCTGAAGGAACGGCTGCGCCCCGCCCAGTGGGCAGCGGTCGGTGTCGGCTTCGCGGCCGTGCTCGTGCTGGCCGTCGGGTACGGGAAGCCGCCGTGGATCTCGCTGATCCTGGCCTTCTCCTTCGCGACGTACGGGCTGGTCAAGAAGAAGGTCAACCTGGGTGGCGTGGAGTCGCTGGCCGCCGAGACCGCGATCCAGTTCCTGCCTGCGCTGGGCTACCTGATCTGGATCGGATCTCACGGGGACGCCACTTTCGGCGTGCAGGGTACGGGCCATGCGGCGCTGCTCGCCGCGACCGGCATCGTGACTGCCGCGCCGCTGGTGTGCTTCGGTGCGGCGGCGATACGGGTGCCGTTGTCGACGCTGGGGCTGTTGCAGTACCTGGCGCCGGTCTTCCAGTTCGGCCTGGGCGTCGTGTACTTCCACGAGGCGATGCCGCCGGAGCGGTGGGCGGGCTTCTCGCTGGTCTGGGCAGCGCTGGCGCTGCTCACGTGGGATGCGCTGCGGACGGCCCGGCGGGGGCGGGCGGAGGCGCAGGCGGCGGCGGTACGGGCGCAGGGGCAGGCGCAGGCGCAGGCTCAGGTGCCTACGGGTGGGGTGGCTGCGGCTCCTGCTCCGGTTGAGCCCACGGGCTGA
- a CDS encoding M28 family metallopeptidase, protein MQKLSRRTTAAAVLAVAALTAATALPASAAPPASATATMAATTAAPNTALAAPDIPLANVKAHLTQLQSIATANGGNRAHGRPGYKASIDYVKAKLDAAGFTTSVTTFTSNGATGYNLIADWPGGDPNQILMAGAHLDSVSSGPGINDNGSGSAAVLETALAVSRAQLKPTKHLRFGWWGAEELGLVGSKAYVNSLPSTERSKFSGYLNFDMIGSPNPGYFVYDDDPAIEKTFKDYYAGLGVPTEIETEGDGRSDHANFKNVGIPVGGLFTGASRTKTSAQAQKWGGTAGTAFDRCYHSSCDTTANINDTALDRNSDAVAHAIWTLGTEPTVPPGDAYENTADVAVPDNGAAVTSSVTISGRTGNAPAALKVGVDIKHTWRGDLVVDLVAPDGTAYRLKNSSGNDSADNVIATYTVDASSEAANGTWKLKVQDIAAQDTGYIDSWKLTF, encoded by the coding sequence ATGCAGAAGCTCTCCAGACGCACCACGGCAGCCGCCGTCCTGGCTGTCGCCGCACTGACCGCCGCCACCGCACTACCGGCATCAGCAGCACCACCCGCATCAGCCACAGCAACCATGGCGGCCACAACAGCCGCCCCCAACACGGCCCTTGCGGCCCCCGACATCCCCCTCGCCAATGTCAAGGCGCACCTCACCCAGCTCCAGTCGATAGCCACCGCCAACGGCGGCAACCGCGCCCACGGCCGCCCCGGCTACAAGGCATCCATCGACTACGTGAAGGCCAAGCTCGACGCCGCCGGATTCACCACCTCCGTAACGACGTTCACCTCCAACGGCGCGACCGGCTACAACCTGATCGCCGACTGGCCGGGCGGCGACCCGAACCAGATCCTGATGGCCGGCGCCCACCTCGACTCGGTCAGCTCGGGCCCCGGCATCAACGACAACGGCTCCGGCTCCGCCGCCGTCCTGGAGACCGCGCTCGCCGTCTCCCGCGCCCAGCTGAAGCCCACAAAGCACCTGCGATTCGGCTGGTGGGGAGCGGAAGAGCTCGGCCTCGTCGGCTCGAAGGCGTACGTCAACAGCCTTCCCAGCACGGAGCGTTCAAAGTTCTCCGGCTACCTCAACTTCGACATGATCGGCTCGCCGAACCCGGGCTACTTCGTCTACGACGACGACCCGGCCATCGAGAAGACCTTCAAGGACTACTACGCGGGCCTCGGCGTCCCGACCGAGATCGAGACCGAGGGCGACGGCCGCTCCGACCACGCGAACTTCAAGAACGTGGGCATACCCGTCGGCGGCCTCTTCACCGGTGCGAGCCGTACGAAGACGAGCGCCCAGGCGCAGAAGTGGGGCGGCACCGCGGGCACGGCCTTCGACCGCTGCTACCACTCCTCCTGCGACACCACGGCGAACATCAACGACACCGCCCTGGACCGCAACAGCGACGCCGTCGCCCACGCCATCTGGACCCTGGGCACCGAGCCCACCGTCCCGCCGGGCGATGCCTACGAGAACACCGCGGACGTCGCAGTGCCGGACAACGGTGCCGCGGTGACCTCGTCCGTCACCATCTCCGGCCGTACGGGCAATGCCCCGGCAGCCCTCAAGGTGGGCGTCGACATCAAGCACACCTGGCGGGGTGACCTGGTCGTCGACCTGGTCGCGCCCGACGGGACGGCGTACCGGCTGAAGAACTCCAGCGGCAATGACTCGGCCGACAACGTCATCGCCACCTACACGGTGGACGCGTCGAGCGAGGCGGCCAACGGCACCTGGAAACTCAAGGTCCAGGACATCGCCGCGCAGGACACCGGCTACATCGACAGCTGGAAGCTCACCTTCTAG
- a CDS encoding LolA family protein, with translation MAPNDRAQTTEGTKGFAAGRRKAARYVVPVAVAGVAAATIGLVPALADSGDPDLPKITAQQLIEKIAASDTEQLSGTVKINTDLGIPSLGGLAEGLMPKGEGEGSGASADPQAKLMELASGTHTLRVAADGPDKQRVSILDDAAEYSLIHNGDDVWAYDSASNEAFHSKGSSDAKGSDKGSAKGRDKGPYKGSAPTTPKELAEEVLKAADETTSVTVDGTAQVAGRDAYQLLIKPKQSGTTIGSIRVAVDAENGVPLKFTLSPSSGGKAAIDAGFTKVDFAKPSADTFDFSPPKGAKVTEEGEVKAPEKGEKGLEGLEGLEGFEGFKGGEEDLNSFEGLNIIGEGWTTVAEISSPGGSDAKAPKSGDVPPEAQQFMDALGDKVSGKFGSGTVFSTRLVNALMTDDGKMYVGAVTKDALVQAANAAK, from the coding sequence ATGGCACCGAACGACAGGGCACAGACCACCGAGGGGACCAAGGGCTTTGCCGCGGGCCGCCGGAAGGCCGCACGTTACGTCGTCCCCGTCGCGGTGGCGGGGGTGGCCGCGGCGACCATCGGACTCGTCCCGGCGCTCGCCGACTCGGGCGACCCGGATCTGCCGAAGATCACCGCCCAGCAGCTGATCGAGAAGATCGCGGCGTCGGACACGGAGCAGCTCTCCGGCACCGTGAAGATCAACACGGACCTGGGCATCCCGTCGCTGGGCGGCCTCGCCGAGGGGCTGATGCCCAAGGGGGAGGGCGAGGGCAGCGGCGCATCGGCCGACCCTCAGGCCAAGCTGATGGAACTCGCCTCCGGCACGCACACTCTGCGCGTCGCGGCGGACGGTCCGGACAAGCAGCGGGTGTCGATCCTGGACGACGCGGCGGAGTACAGCCTCATTCACAACGGCGACGACGTGTGGGCGTACGACAGTGCCTCGAACGAGGCGTTCCACAGCAAGGGTTCGTCGGACGCGAAGGGCTCGGACAAGGGTTCCGCCAAGGGCCGGGACAAGGGCCCGTACAAGGGATCCGCCCCCACAACTCCCAAGGAGCTGGCCGAAGAGGTCCTGAAGGCCGCGGACGAGACCACATCGGTGACCGTCGACGGCACCGCGCAGGTCGCAGGCCGGGATGCGTACCAGCTGCTCATCAAGCCCAAGCAGTCCGGTACGACGATCGGGTCCATCAGGGTCGCGGTCGACGCGGAGAACGGCGTACCGCTCAAGTTCACGCTCTCGCCGAGCAGCGGCGGCAAGGCCGCGATCGACGCGGGCTTCACCAAGGTCGACTTCGCGAAGCCGTCCGCGGACACCTTCGACTTCAGCCCGCCCAAGGGCGCGAAGGTGACCGAGGAGGGCGAGGTCAAGGCCCCGGAGAAGGGCGAGAAGGGCCTGGAGGGCCTGGAGGGCCTGGAGGGCTTCGAGGGCTTCAAGGGCGGCGAAGAGGACCTGAACAGCTTCGAGGGACTCAACATCATCGGCGAGGGCTGGACCACGGTCGCCGAGATCTCCTCCCCCGGCGGCTCCGACGCCAAGGCGCCCAAGTCGGGCGATGTGCCGCCTGAGGCACAGCAGTTCATGGACGCGCTGGGCGACAAGGTCTCCGGCAAGTTCGGCTCGGGCACGGTCTTCTCGACCCGCCTCGTCAACGCCCTGATGACGGACGACGGCAAGATGTACGTCGGCGCGGTCACCAAGGACGCGCTGGTGCAGGCCGCCAACGCGGCCAAGTAG
- a CDS encoding SRPBCC family protein — MTPTGLTQDAGWEIGVSRTLPHPPDAVWEFIASPEGVALWLGPGAELTAEKGAAYRTADGITGEVRGYRPGDRIRVTYGSTTVQVAVSVPTSGSSSGAGEKAVLRFHQERLANAEERETQREHWRAVMDAVAAALGDG, encoded by the coding sequence ATGACGCCTACCGGACTCACGCAGGACGCGGGCTGGGAAATCGGAGTCTCCAGGACCCTGCCCCATCCGCCCGACGCCGTATGGGAGTTCATCGCGAGCCCCGAGGGCGTCGCGCTGTGGCTCGGGCCGGGAGCGGAGCTGACCGCCGAGAAGGGGGCGGCGTACCGCACCGCCGACGGCATCACCGGCGAGGTGCGCGGTTACCGGCCGGGGGACCGTATCCGAGTCACCTACGGGAGTACGACCGTCCAGGTCGCGGTCTCGGTACCGACGTCCGGGTCGAGTTCCGGGGCCGGCGAGAAGGCCGTACTCCGCTTCCATCAGGAGCGCCTCGCCAACGCCGAGGAGCGCGAGACGCAGCGCGAGCACTGGCGTGCGGTGATGGACGCGGTCGCCGCTGCGCTGGGGGACGGTTGA
- a CDS encoding CHRD domain-containing protein, whose translation MGGIAQRRKSVIIGTTAVAAAAGITLGVLPAFADDGSSKGTSGHGGHSAGSSEGVAVQSGGSGSNHGASFFAASLNGANEVPVQGGPAVGDKDGAALEFVKVKGSTVSFAVKWRGTDKPTALHIHQGGKGVNGGIKVDFTGQLGKGKGTGSKGWTATGSVEVKDTAVLNAFKADPTGFYANLHTAEFPGGAVRGQFHKVTNAFNFDHALNNFQAPVVKGKQIYECKEDDGRRSFQQRDVRAELAGHISHSFVKPNSGTPQWIAQDHSAVTGSLISKSPNGDGNIPELDLQAKQSGKRHGLFAHTTEILRLNTVGGVAPAGSCKTGSVEAVPYRADYVFIQR comes from the coding sequence ATGGGCGGTATTGCGCAGCGTCGTAAGAGCGTCATCATCGGCACCACCGCGGTCGCGGCGGCCGCGGGCATCACGCTCGGAGTCCTGCCGGCCTTCGCCGACGACGGCAGCAGCAAGGGCACTTCCGGACACGGCGGGCACAGCGCCGGGTCCTCCGAAGGCGTGGCGGTGCAGAGCGGTGGCTCCGGCAGCAACCACGGCGCCTCGTTCTTCGCGGCCAGCCTGAACGGTGCCAATGAGGTACCGGTGCAGGGCGGCCCCGCCGTCGGCGACAAGGACGGCGCCGCGCTGGAGTTCGTGAAGGTCAAGGGCAGCACGGTGTCCTTCGCTGTGAAGTGGCGCGGCACCGACAAGCCGACCGCTCTCCACATCCACCAGGGCGGCAAGGGCGTCAACGGCGGCATCAAGGTCGACTTCACCGGGCAGCTCGGCAAGGGCAAGGGAACGGGCAGCAAGGGGTGGACCGCGACCGGTTCGGTCGAGGTCAAGGACACGGCTGTGCTGAACGCCTTCAAGGCCGACCCGACGGGCTTCTACGCGAACCTGCACACGGCCGAATTCCCGGGCGGCGCGGTGCGCGGCCAGTTCCACAAGGTGACCAATGCCTTCAACTTCGACCACGCCCTGAACAACTTCCAGGCCCCGGTGGTCAAGGGCAAGCAGATCTACGAGTGTAAGGAGGACGACGGGAGGCGCTCGTTCCAGCAGCGCGATGTACGGGCCGAGCTGGCCGGACACATCTCCCACTCCTTCGTGAAGCCCAACTCCGGCACACCGCAGTGGATCGCCCAGGACCACAGCGCGGTCACCGGCTCACTGATCAGCAAGTCCCCGAACGGTGACGGCAACATTCCGGAACTGGACCTCCAGGCAAAGCAGTCGGGCAAGAGGCACGGCCTGTTCGCGCACACCACCGAGATCCTGCGGCTGAACACCGTGGGTGGCGTGGCGCCGGCGGGCAGCTGCAAGACCGGCTCCGTCGAGGCCGTTCCGTACCGGGCCGACTACGTCTTCATCCAGCGCTGA
- a CDS encoding VOC family protein, whose amino-acid sequence MTLHWKLVVDANDPHAQADFWAAALGYELEDNSALIERVVGMGAAPPDATVDSHGRRAWRDLIAVRHPDDPYDEDTGMGLGRRILFQRVPEVKTVKNRLHIDLHADPGAREAEVARLEAVGAVVARRVKEPGGEWVVMTDPEGNEFCVQ is encoded by the coding sequence ATGACCCTGCACTGGAAACTGGTTGTCGACGCCAACGACCCGCACGCCCAGGCCGACTTCTGGGCAGCCGCCCTCGGCTACGAGTTGGAGGACAACAGCGCGCTCATCGAGCGTGTCGTCGGGATGGGCGCCGCGCCGCCCGACGCCACGGTGGATTCCCACGGCCGCCGCGCCTGGCGCGATCTGATCGCCGTCCGGCATCCGGACGACCCGTACGACGAGGACACCGGAATGGGCCTCGGCCGCCGCATCCTCTTCCAGCGCGTACCGGAGGTGAAGACGGTCAAGAACAGGCTCCACATCGACCTGCACGCCGACCCGGGCGCGCGGGAGGCCGAAGTGGCCCGCCTGGAGGCGGTGGGGGCGGTCGTGGCCCGCCGCGTGAAGGAGCCCGGCGGGGAGTGGGTGGTGATGACAGACCCCGAGGGCAACGAGTTCTGCGTCCAATGA
- a CDS encoding FAD-dependent oxidoreductase, producing the protein MIRPVAVIGAGPYGLSTAAHLRARGIPVRVFGSPMVSWRERMPAGMLLKSTPAASNIDAPQPGHDLIDFCADTGERRYESDWDLVPVETFARYGQWFAEKLLPDLEQVRVVSVDRTRGGLALKLDSGEQFPARAVVVATGLSGLARMPRELAAVLPDGPSATGPVSHAAQHRDLSRFAGREVIVVGAGQSALENAVLMAEAGASSVQIVARGRGAVSFGDAPDRQSRLRPETPFGRAWSLYGLTYHATHVRHLPAPARHYLVRRVLGPLGAWWLRDRFRAGHVQVTDGRRIVRARVEDGRPVLTLSGGQGAQRELSADHVMAATGYRMDVAALDFLGHELRTALSVTQGAPRLDAGYGSSVPGLYFTGLPSAASFGPVMRFVCGTEYASPRLAHAVSVR; encoded by the coding sequence ATGATCCGTCCGGTAGCAGTCATCGGGGCCGGGCCTTATGGCCTGTCCACCGCGGCCCATCTGCGGGCGCGCGGCATTCCGGTCCGCGTCTTCGGTTCGCCGATGGTGAGCTGGCGCGAGCGCATGCCCGCCGGAATGCTGCTCAAGTCGACGCCGGCGGCGTCCAACATCGACGCGCCGCAGCCCGGCCACGACCTGATCGACTTCTGTGCGGACACGGGGGAGCGGCGGTACGAGTCCGACTGGGACCTGGTGCCGGTCGAGACCTTCGCGCGGTACGGGCAGTGGTTCGCGGAGAAGCTGCTGCCGGACCTGGAGCAGGTGCGGGTCGTCTCCGTCGACCGTACGCGGGGCGGGCTCGCCCTGAAGCTCGACTCGGGCGAGCAGTTCCCGGCGCGGGCGGTGGTGGTGGCGACGGGCCTGTCCGGCCTCGCCAGGATGCCGCGCGAGCTGGCGGCGGTGCTGCCCGACGGGCCCTCCGCGACGGGCCCCGTCTCGCACGCCGCGCAGCACCGGGACCTGTCCCGCTTCGCGGGGCGCGAGGTGATCGTCGTCGGCGCGGGGCAGTCGGCGCTGGAGAACGCGGTGCTGATGGCGGAGGCCGGTGCGTCGTCGGTACAGATCGTGGCGCGCGGCCGGGGCGCGGTGAGCTTCGGCGACGCCCCCGACCGGCAGTCGCGGCTGCGGCCCGAGACGCCCTTCGGGCGGGCCTGGTCGCTGTACGGGCTGACCTACCACGCGACGCACGTACGCCACCTTCCCGCGCCCGCCCGCCACTATCTGGTCCGCCGGGTGCTCGGCCCGCTCGGCGCGTGGTGGCTGCGGGACCGCTTCAGGGCGGGACACGTACAGGTGACGGACGGCCGTCGTATCGTCCGCGCCCGCGTCGAGGACGGCCGCCCGGTCCTGACCCTGAGCGGCGGGCAGGGCGCGCAGCGCGAGCTGTCCGCCGACCATGTGATGGCGGCGACGGGCTACCGCATGGACGTGGCGGCGCTGGACTTCCTCGGCCACGAGCTGCGCACGGCGTTGTCGGTGACGCAGGGGGCTCCGCGGCTCGACGCGGGGTACGGGTCGTCGGTGCCGGGTCTGTACTTCACGGGGCTGCCTTCGGCGGCTTCGTTCGGGCCGGTCATGCGCTTCGTGTGCGGTACGGAGTACGCGTCGCCGCGGCTGGCGCACGCGGTGTCGGTGCGCTGA
- a CDS encoding CGNR zinc finger domain-containing protein, which translates to MELATETPGLTLRTPEGRPFLFDPGALCLELLPTGGPGALARYEVLHEPADLVRWAAESRLPGGLDLTVSADELADARMLRNALHRLAADRAHGRALAAADLEVVNARAAGEPLATRIEVGTGSGAVRRWVPGATGARLLSTVARDAIDLFTGPYAHRIRECGSHDCYLLFVDTSRPGRRRWCAMERCGNRQKARAHRARRSETEGTQDPKEPKE; encoded by the coding sequence ATGGAGCTCGCAACGGAAACGCCCGGACTGACCCTTCGTACCCCGGAGGGCCGCCCGTTTCTCTTCGACCCGGGCGCGCTCTGCCTGGAGCTGCTGCCGACCGGCGGGCCCGGCGCGCTCGCCCGGTACGAGGTGCTCCACGAGCCTGCCGACCTGGTGCGCTGGGCGGCGGAGAGCCGACTGCCGGGCGGTCTCGACCTGACGGTGAGCGCCGACGAGCTGGCGGACGCGCGCATGCTGCGCAACGCGCTCCACCGCCTCGCCGCAGACCGGGCCCACGGCCGCGCCCTGGCCGCCGCCGACCTGGAGGTCGTCAATGCGCGGGCGGCCGGGGAGCCGCTGGCCACCCGAATAGAGGTGGGTACGGGCTCGGGCGCTGTACGGAGATGGGTGCCCGGGGCGACCGGGGCCCGCCTGCTCTCGACGGTGGCGCGCGACGCGATCGACCTCTTCACCGGTCCGTACGCCCATCGCATACGCGAATGCGGCTCGCACGACTGTTATCTGCTCTTCGTCGACACCTCGCGGCCCGGGCGGCGTCGCTGGTGTGCGATGGAGCGCTGCGGAAACCGTCAGAAGGCGCGCGCGCACCGGGCTCGCCGGAGCGAAACGGAAGGAACCCAAGATCCCAAGGAACCGAAGGAGTGA